One genomic window of Halolamina sediminis includes the following:
- a CDS encoding uracil-DNA glycosylase, which yields MSDGLCVESCERCPALVESRSRIVDGVGPADADLLFLGEAPGQQEDEGGEPFIGRSGDVLDEALRDAGLARSDVRITNCVRCRPPENRDPHKEELSNCRGYLDREIEAVDPELVVTLGKVPSEHLLDRDVAVTTEAGDVQDARVGDRSQRVLVSVHPAATLYDASQRDTFSEAIARAADLAGVADGEDGQSRLGDY from the coding sequence ATGAGCGACGGTCTCTGTGTGGAGTCCTGCGAGCGCTGTCCCGCGCTCGTCGAGTCGCGGAGTCGCATCGTCGACGGCGTCGGGCCCGCCGACGCCGACCTGCTGTTTCTCGGTGAAGCGCCCGGCCAGCAGGAGGACGAGGGCGGCGAGCCGTTCATCGGCCGCTCGGGCGACGTGCTCGACGAGGCGCTCCGGGATGCCGGGCTCGCGCGATCGGACGTCCGGATCACCAACTGCGTGCGCTGTCGACCGCCGGAGAACCGCGACCCCCACAAGGAGGAGCTGTCGAACTGCCGGGGCTACCTCGACCGCGAGATCGAGGCCGTCGACCCGGAGCTGGTGGTCACGCTCGGGAAAGTGCCCAGCGAGCACCTCCTCGACCGCGACGTGGCGGTGACGACGGAGGCGGGCGACGTACAGGACGCCCGCGTCGGCGACCGCTCCCAGCGCGTGCTGGTCTCGGTACACCCGGCGGCGACGCTGTACGACGCCTCCCAGCGGGACACGTTCTCGGAGGCGATCGCTCGTGCGGCCGACCTCGCCGGCGTCGCCGACGGCGAGGACGGGCAGTCCCGGCTGGGCGACTACTGA
- a CDS encoding dipeptidase, protein MIPIIDGHNDTLLAATSDRAGGDFLGSEPTDGHLDLARAGEAGLAAGIFAAFVPNEEEMGDWRELPPAVDPERARRIVDEQFETLQEWAEATDRFRVIGDIDDLDACLAGDAVGGIPHIEGAGAVDPDLVNLESLYETGLRSLGLVWSRPNAFAHGVPFEHDATPDIGPGLTDAGFDLVDACEDRGIVVDLAHLNAAGFWDVAETVDSPLVVSHAGAHGVSPASRNLTDEQLHAVADSGGIVGCTFGTAHLRPDGERGKDAELSTLLDHIEYFADRMGVEHVGLGSDFDGATVPEAVGDVTGLRDVLDGLEARGFDRPEREAIAAGNWRRVLGEWWQ, encoded by the coding sequence ATGATCCCCATCATCGACGGCCACAACGACACGCTGCTCGCGGCGACCAGCGACCGCGCTGGCGGCGACTTCCTCGGTAGCGAGCCCACCGACGGCCATTTGGACCTCGCCCGCGCGGGGGAGGCCGGACTCGCGGCCGGGATCTTCGCCGCATTCGTCCCGAACGAGGAGGAGATGGGCGACTGGCGCGAGCTCCCGCCGGCGGTCGATCCGGAACGTGCCCGCCGGATCGTCGACGAGCAGTTCGAAACGCTGCAGGAGTGGGCCGAGGCGACCGACCGCTTCCGTGTGATCGGCGATATCGACGATCTCGACGCCTGTCTCGCCGGTGACGCGGTCGGCGGGATTCCCCATATCGAGGGCGCCGGTGCCGTCGACCCGGACCTCGTAAATCTCGAATCGCTATACGAAACCGGGCTACGATCGCTCGGGCTCGTCTGGTCGCGGCCCAACGCCTTCGCCCACGGCGTCCCCTTCGAGCACGACGCGACGCCCGATATCGGGCCGGGGCTGACCGACGCGGGGTTCGATCTGGTCGATGCCTGCGAGGATCGGGGGATCGTGGTCGACCTCGCACACCTGAACGCCGCGGGCTTCTGGGACGTGGCAGAGACCGTCGATTCGCCGCTGGTGGTCTCCCACGCCGGCGCACACGGCGTCTCGCCGGCGTCGCGAAACCTCACCGACGAGCAGTTGCACGCCGTCGCCGACAGCGGTGGGATCGTCGGCTGTACGTTCGGAACCGCCCATCTCCGGCCGGACGGGGAACGCGGGAAGGACGCCGAGCTATCGACGCTGTTGGATCACATCGAGTACTTCGCCGACCGGATGGGCGTCGAGCACGTCGGGCTCGGGTCGGATTTCGACGGGGCAACCGTGCCGGAGGCCGTCGGGGACGTGACGGGGCTCCGGGACGTGCTCGACGGACTCGAAGCCCGAGGGTTCGACCGCCCGGAGCGAGAAGCGATCGCGGCCGGCAACTGGCGGCGAGTGCTCGGGGAGTGGTGGCAGTGA
- a CDS encoding nucleotide-binding protein, with translation MVEALAVASGKGGVGKTTSTLALGMALADDHDVTVVDADTGMANLCFHTGLADADTTLQDLLLADADAAVEDAVYERFGLSLVPCGTSLAAFRDADATRLREVVAELATGTDVLLFDSAAALGSQSAVLPLVLADRTVVVLQPTIPSLSDGLKVQEYARSYGTETAGVLFNRVQDDEAIDRVAEQAEQYFGGPTLATVPESDAARAARRAGEPLLAYAPDSAAAAAYRRAADRLDLRDGDEGAVAERFRSAVIPEPP, from the coding sequence ATGGTCGAAGCGCTGGCGGTCGCGAGTGGGAAGGGCGGGGTGGGGAAGACCACCAGCACGCTCGCGCTGGGCATGGCGCTCGCCGACGACCACGACGTGACGGTCGTCGACGCCGACACCGGGATGGCGAACCTCTGTTTCCACACCGGGCTCGCGGACGCTGACACCACGCTGCAGGACCTGCTGCTGGCCGACGCCGACGCAGCGGTCGAGGACGCGGTGTACGAACGGTTCGGGCTCTCGCTCGTCCCCTGTGGCACCTCCCTCGCCGCGTTCCGCGACGCCGACGCGACCCGACTCCGCGAGGTGGTCGCCGAGCTCGCGACCGGCACCGACGTTCTCCTCTTCGACTCCGCGGCGGCGCTTGGCTCGCAGTCGGCGGTGCTTCCGCTGGTGCTCGCGGACCGTACGGTGGTCGTGCTCCAGCCGACGATTCCGTCGCTGTCGGACGGCCTGAAGGTGCAGGAGTACGCTCGATCCTACGGTACCGAGACTGCCGGCGTGCTGTTCAACCGCGTACAGGACGACGAAGCGATCGACCGTGTCGCCGAGCAGGCCGAGCAGTACTTCGGCGGGCCGACGCTTGCGACGGTGCCCGAGAGCGACGCCGCGCGGGCGGCCCGGCGGGCGGGCGAACCCCTGCTCGCGTACGCGCCCGACTCCGCGGCGGCGGCGGCGTACCGGCGGGCGGCCGACCGCCTCGATCTGCGGGACGGCGACGAGGGAGCGGTCGCCGAACGGTTCCGCTCGGCGGTGATCCCCGAGCCCCCATGA